The following proteins are encoded in a genomic region of Paenibacillus sp. FSL R7-0273:
- a CDS encoding YheC/YheD family protein has translation MAGRQLASKWLKTEALLSDSRVAGYIPRTKGYNAAGLSAMLGRYGNVVIKPIVGGGGHGVIKVFRDSRGYGFTYNHHTRMYRDFGSMKRALDRVKLRRRYMIQQGISLARIAGRPIDYRVKVVKNGDHWEFRSMVGRLARPGLFVTNLCKGGTMMTCRHGLRRSLPSISASAKKAEMRRLTHVCIELLERHFPGIGELGFDYAVDHRGKIWILEVNTRPK, from the coding sequence ATGGCGGGAAGACAACTGGCCAGCAAATGGCTGAAGACCGAGGCGCTGCTCAGCGATTCACGGGTTGCCGGTTACATTCCGAGAACGAAGGGATATAACGCTGCCGGACTGTCAGCAATGCTGGGCAGATACGGGAATGTAGTAATCAAACCGATTGTCGGCGGTGGAGGACATGGTGTAATCAAGGTGTTCCGGGACAGCCGGGGCTACGGGTTCACTTACAACCATCATACCCGGATGTACCGTGATTTTGGATCCATGAAGCGTGCGCTTGACAGAGTGAAGCTGAGACGGCGCTATATGATTCAGCAGGGCATCTCACTTGCCCGGATTGCCGGGCGTCCGATTGATTACCGGGTTAAGGTTGTGAAGAACGGCGATCACTGGGAATTCCGCTCGATGGTGGGAAGACTGGCGCGTCCGGGGTTATTCGTAACTAACCTTTGTAAAGGCGGAACCATGATGACCTGCCGGCATGGGCTGCGCCGTTCACTTCCAAGCATAAGCGCGTCGGCCAAAAAAGCCGAAATGCGCCGGCTGACGCATGTCTGTATCGAGCTGCTGGAAAGGCATTTTCCGGGGATCGGCGAGCTGGGATTTGACTACGCCGTAGATCACAGGGGGAAAATATGGATTCTTGAGGTTAACACAAGACCGAAATGA
- a CDS encoding DUF805 domain-containing protein, producing MEWYLNAIRNYFNFSGRARRIEFWMFAVINFLIGFLLVFMEAVFEPAPIIRSVYYWFILIPSWALLVRRLHDSGRTGFWILLALIPYLGYLILFIFACLDSEGNNRYGPSQKY from the coding sequence ATGGAATGGTATCTGAATGCGATAAGAAACTATTTTAATTTCTCAGGAAGAGCTAGACGTATTGAATTCTGGATGTTTGCAGTAATTAACTTTCTAATCGGATTTCTGCTCGTGTTTATGGAGGCAGTTTTTGAACCAGCCCCTATAATTAGGTCGGTCTATTACTGGTTCATTCTAATCCCCTCCTGGGCTCTTCTGGTCCGCCGGCTGCATGATAGCGGAAGAACAGGCTTTTGGATTCTGCTTGCCCTGATCCCCTATCTCGGGTACCTGATCTTATTTATTTTCGCCTGCCTGGACAGCGAGGGCAATAACCGGTACGGCCCAAGTCAAAAGTACTGA
- a CDS encoding Gfo/Idh/MocA family protein: MDKKINWGIIGCGDVTEVKSGPALQKAEGSQLAAVMRRNAELAADYARRHGVPRWYSGAAELISDPGVDAVYIATPPSTHMEYTLAATKAGKPVYVEKPMGLNTAECETMLAACEQAGVPLYVAYYRRALPRFRRIKEWLDVGAIGEPRFVRTMHMTKPLEASGRNNWRVDPAISGGGLFLDVGSHTLDLLDFLLGPVTDAAGHASNLGSSYAPEDTVSGRYRFESGIHGTGIWCFNAYTNEDVTEIVGSLGSITFSTFADRPVILRTENGEQPEFIPHPAHIQQPLIQSITDELLGRGTALSTGLTAIRTSRVMDELVKNYKGH; encoded by the coding sequence ATGGACAAAAAGATTAACTGGGGGATTATCGGCTGCGGTGATGTGACCGAGGTCAAGAGCGGACCTGCGCTGCAGAAGGCAGAAGGCTCACAGCTTGCCGCCGTCATGCGCCGTAACGCAGAGCTTGCAGCAGACTATGCCCGGCGGCACGGCGTACCGCGCTGGTATTCCGGCGCAGCCGAGCTTATCTCAGATCCCGGCGTAGATGCCGTGTATATAGCAACGCCGCCTTCTACGCATATGGAATACACCTTAGCCGCGACAAAGGCCGGCAAGCCTGTCTACGTCGAGAAGCCGATGGGCCTTAATACGGCAGAATGCGAGACTATGCTGGCTGCTTGTGAACAGGCTGGCGTTCCGCTGTATGTGGCTTATTATCGTAGGGCACTGCCCCGGTTCCGCAGGATTAAGGAATGGCTGGATGTGGGGGCCATTGGCGAGCCCCGGTTTGTACGCACCATGCATATGACCAAACCGCTCGAAGCTTCAGGCAGGAATAACTGGCGGGTGGATCCGGCTATTTCCGGCGGCGGCCTGTTTCTGGACGTGGGCAGCCATACACTGGATCTGCTGGATTTCCTGCTCGGTCCGGTTACAGATGCGGCTGGACATGCCTCTAATCTTGGAAGCTCTTATGCGCCTGAGGATACTGTCTCCGGGCGGTACCGGTTTGAATCCGGTATCCACGGGACGGGGATCTGGTGCTTCAATGCCTACACGAACGAGGATGTGACTGAGATTGTAGGCAGCCTGGGCAGCATCACCTTCTCAACCTTCGCGGACCGGCCGGTCATCCTGCGGACAGAGAACGGGGAGCAGCCGGAATTCATTCCCCACCCGGCGCATATCCAGCAGCCGCTAATCCAGTCCATTACCGATGAGCTGCTTGGACGCGGGACAGCCCTCAGCACGGGCCTGACTGCCATCCGTACCAGCCGCGTTATGGATGAGCTGGTGAAGAACTATAAGGGGCATTAA
- a CDS encoding HesB/IscA family protein produces the protein MITISNTAAGQLKTMLADQEVPNMFLRLGVTAGGCSGFSYAMGFDDNETEQDVYMDVEGLKVVVSKDDIRYLNGLEIDFEESGMTGGFTIHNPNATVTCGCGSSFRTKEEAGNPAAEPC, from the coding sequence ATGATTACAATCAGTAATACAGCGGCCGGACAGCTCAAGACAATGCTGGCTGACCAGGAAGTGCCTAACATGTTCCTTCGCCTTGGCGTAACTGCCGGCGGCTGCAGCGGTTTCTCATATGCTATGGGATTTGACGATAATGAGACCGAGCAGGATGTTTACATGGATGTTGAGGGGCTCAAGGTAGTGGTCAGCAAGGACGACATTCGTTACCTGAACGGCCTGGAGATCGACTTCGAGGAATCCGGCATGACCGGCGGGTTCACCATCCACAATCCTAACGCCACAGTTACCTGCGGCTGCGGGTCTTCGTTCCGAACGAAGGAAGAAGCAGGGAATCCGGCGGCTGAGCCTTGCTAA
- the mqnE gene encoding aminofutalosine synthase MqnE, which yields MSTLITPHTDARMADIIEKVRGGERLNLEDGVYLYESDDLLTIGQLANEVNLRKNGKKVYFIENMSLYFTNVCESRCAFCNFRKDDGEEGAYTLSGPEMVQYVEQHIHPGVREFHIVGGHNDKVPFQYYVDSLKALNERFPEVTLKAYTAAEIDFFTRISGLSIREVLEQLREAGLKSLTGGGAEILSDQYRKKMRVDKANVEEYLEVHRTAHKMGMRTHTTMLYGSIESREDRIRHMLQIRELQDETNGFMVFIPLSMQPKNRNAGIMRRNSAYEDLKTIAVSRLMLDNFDHIKAYFINIGVQLTQVAMSFGASDVHGTILKERISHAAGALTPEGMTREELIWLVKGAGRIPVERDTFYNEVKVYE from the coding sequence ATGTCTACACTTATAACCCCGCACACCGATGCCAGAATGGCGGACATTATTGAAAAAGTACGCGGCGGCGAACGATTGAATCTGGAAGACGGCGTTTATTTATATGAAAGCGATGACCTCTTGACGATCGGCCAGCTTGCTAATGAGGTCAATCTGCGCAAGAACGGGAAAAAGGTCTATTTTATCGAAAATATGAGCCTCTATTTCACCAATGTCTGCGAATCCCGGTGCGCCTTCTGCAATTTCCGCAAGGATGACGGCGAAGAGGGGGCTTACACCCTGTCAGGCCCTGAAATGGTGCAATATGTCGAACAGCATATCCACCCGGGAGTCCGCGAATTCCACATTGTCGGCGGCCATAATGATAAGGTGCCCTTCCAGTATTACGTTGATTCACTCAAGGCGCTGAATGAACGGTTCCCTGAGGTGACCCTTAAGGCTTATACGGCGGCAGAGATTGATTTCTTCACCCGTATCAGCGGACTCAGCATCCGCGAAGTGCTGGAGCAGCTGCGTGAAGCAGGACTGAAGTCGCTGACCGGCGGCGGAGCGGAGATTCTCTCCGACCAGTACCGCAAAAAAATGCGTGTCGATAAAGCGAACGTTGAAGAATACCTGGAGGTTCACCGCACCGCCCACAAGATGGGCATGAGAACCCACACAACAATGCTGTACGGCTCAATCGAATCGCGCGAGGACCGTATCCGCCATATGCTGCAAATCCGCGAGCTGCAGGACGAAACGAACGGCTTTATGGTGTTCATTCCGCTGTCCATGCAGCCTAAGAACCGCAATGCGGGCATTATGCGCCGCAACTCTGCCTATGAGGATCTCAAGACCATTGCTGTCAGCCGTCTGATGCTCGACAATTTCGATCACATCAAGGCTTACTTCATTAATATAGGCGTACAGCTGACCCAGGTTGCCATGAGCTTCGGCGCATCCGATGTACACGGTACCATCCTGAAGGAACGGATCAGCCATGCTGCCGGAGCATTAACACCGGAGGGCATGACACGAGAAGAGCTGATCTGGCTCGTCAAAGGCGCCGGACGTATTCCAGTCGAGCGGGATACCTTCTACAACGAAGTCAAGGTCTACGAATAG
- a CDS encoding NAD(P)/FAD-dependent oxidoreductase gives MRTLLVLGGGYGGLALIQELLNHHLPHDVEIVLIDRMPYQGIKTEYYALAAGTVNDYHLRIQFPVHPRLTVRYGEVGSIDLDSGLIFLESGEPVPYDILAIALGCTDNYHGIAGAEQHTCSIQSFSATRETYRRLNDVKPYGSVNIVGGGLSGVEMAAELRESRPDLNIRILDRGERVLSAFPAKLSRYVEEWFSEHQVETLGRISVSHVENGAVFNGTEAIAADVTVWTAGIQPVKVVQQLELPKDRSGRLIIGPHSDIADYPEVYVIGDCASLPFAPSAQAAGAQGEQVAYILRSLWRGETPRLHAIKLKGTLGSLGKNAGFGLMGRRSVMGRVPRLLKSGVLWMSKRHFG, from the coding sequence ATGAGAACACTACTTGTCCTTGGCGGCGGCTACGGCGGCCTTGCCCTGATCCAGGAATTGCTCAATCACCATCTGCCCCACGATGTGGAAATTGTTTTGATTGACCGGATGCCTTATCAGGGAATCAAGACCGAATATTATGCGCTTGCCGCAGGTACTGTGAACGACTATCATCTGCGCATCCAGTTTCCCGTGCATCCCCGTTTGACCGTACGCTACGGCGAGGTAGGCTCGATTGATCTGGACAGCGGGCTTATTTTTCTTGAATCAGGTGAGCCGGTTCCTTATGATATTCTGGCTATAGCGCTTGGGTGTACAGATAACTATCACGGTATCGCGGGTGCTGAGCAGCATACCTGCAGTATTCAGAGCTTCTCGGCTACCAGAGAGACTTACCGCCGGCTCAATGACGTTAAGCCTTACGGATCAGTGAATATTGTAGGCGGAGGACTCAGCGGTGTGGAGATGGCTGCAGAGCTGCGCGAGAGCCGTCCCGACCTCAACATCCGGATCCTTGACCGCGGGGAGCGTGTCCTGTCCGCTTTTCCGGCCAAGCTGTCCCGGTATGTGGAGGAATGGTTCAGCGAGCATCAGGTCGAGACGCTGGGCCGCATCTCCGTGTCCCACGTTGAAAACGGTGCCGTCTTTAACGGCACCGAGGCGATCGCTGCAGATGTAACGGTATGGACAGCAGGTATACAGCCGGTCAAGGTAGTACAGCAGCTTGAGCTGCCCAAAGACCGCAGCGGCCGGCTTATAATCGGCCCTCACTCCGACATAGCCGATTATCCGGAGGTATATGTGATCGGCGACTGTGCCAGCCTGCCCTTTGCACCAAGCGCACAGGCGGCAGGCGCCCAAGGGGAGCAGGTAGCGTATATTCTCCGTTCCCTGTGGCGGGGTGAGACCCCGAGGCTTCATGCAATTAAGCTAAAGGGAACACTCGGTTCCCTGGGCAAAAATGCCGGGTTCGGCCTGATGGGCCGCCGCTCGGTAATGGGGCGTGTTCCCCGCCTGCTGAAGAGCGGAGTGCTCTGGATGTCCAAGCGGCATTTCGGCTGA
- a CDS encoding YuzB family protein — MRPIIEFCASNIGHGTGPLMNKLEQNPEYDVVEYGCLNNCGECYLRPFAMVDGEIIEADSPEELEQAIEAAIKEQEAWDSLDLD; from the coding sequence ATGAGGCCAATTATTGAATTTTGTGCCAGTAATATCGGGCACGGGACAGGACCGCTTATGAACAAGCTGGAACAGAATCCCGAATATGATGTTGTAGAATACGGCTGTCTGAATAACTGCGGGGAATGCTATCTGAGACCGTTCGCCATGGTTGACGGCGAGATCATTGAAGCGGATTCCCCGGAGGAGCTGGAGCAGGCCATAGAGGCTGCCATTAAGGAGCAGGAAGCCTGGGACAGCCTTGATCTGGACTAG
- a CDS encoding NifU family protein: protein MSENVQSATMYDEVLEVLDKLRPFLQRDGGDVELIDVEDGIVKLKLMGACGSCPSSTITLKAGIERALIEEVEGVEEVVQVF from the coding sequence ATGAGTGAGAATGTACAAAGCGCCACCATGTATGATGAGGTTCTGGAAGTACTCGATAAACTTCGTCCGTTCCTGCAGCGCGATGGCGGCGACGTGGAATTGATCGACGTTGAAGACGGCATCGTTAAGCTGAAGCTTATGGGCGCCTGCGGCAGCTGCCCGAGCTCCACGATCACGCTGAAAGCCGGGATCGAACGCGCCCTGATTGAAGAAGTAGAAGGCGTAGAAGAAGTTGTCCAAGTATTCTAA
- a CDS encoding MetQ/NlpA family ABC transporter substrate-binding protein — protein MKKVLLTFFSLTLVLVLAACGNNNTANNAANSAATNAPAADASAEPTTEPAADPVTLVIGASPVPHAEILNAIAPLLEAQGIKLEVKEFTDYILPNTQLAEKALDANFFQHKPYLDDQNTKNGSDLVSVTAVHVEPFGAYSKKIKSVDELADGAKVAIPNDATNGGRALILLAKNGLITLKDDTNITTTKADITENPKNLEIIELDAAMLPRQLDEVDIALINTNFALEAGLVPTKDALFIEGADSPYANLLVARPDNKDSDAIQKLAAALNSAEAKAFIEEKYEGAIIPAF, from the coding sequence ATGAAAAAAGTACTACTGACGTTCTTTAGCTTGACCCTGGTATTGGTGCTGGCAGCCTGCGGCAACAATAACACTGCTAATAACGCTGCGAACTCTGCAGCAACTAACGCTCCGGCAGCTGATGCTTCCGCTGAGCCGACTACAGAGCCTGCCGCTGATCCGGTAACGCTTGTTATCGGTGCTTCTCCTGTACCGCATGCCGAAATTCTGAATGCTATTGCTCCGCTGCTTGAAGCACAGGGCATCAAGCTGGAAGTTAAAGAATTCACTGACTACATCCTGCCTAACACACAGCTGGCCGAGAAAGCACTGGATGCGAACTTCTTCCAGCACAAGCCATACCTTGATGACCAGAATACAAAGAACGGTTCGGACCTTGTATCTGTAACTGCAGTTCACGTTGAGCCATTCGGCGCGTATTCCAAAAAAATCAAATCCGTTGACGAACTGGCTGACGGTGCAAAAGTAGCAATCCCGAACGATGCAACCAACGGCGGACGCGCACTGATCCTGCTGGCTAAGAACGGCCTGATCACGCTGAAGGATGACACTAACATCACTACAACCAAAGCAGACATTACTGAAAACCCTAAGAACCTGGAAATCATTGAACTGGATGCAGCAATGCTGCCGCGCCAGCTGGATGAAGTAGACATTGCACTGATCAACACTAACTTTGCGCTTGAAGCCGGCCTGGTTCCAACGAAGGATGCCCTGTTCATCGAGGGTGCAGATTCCCCTTACGCCAACCTGCTGGTAGCCCGTCCTGACAATAAGGATTCCGATGCAATCCAGAAGCTGGCTGCTGCCCTGAACTCCGCAGAAGCTAAAGCATTCATCGAAGAGAAATACGAAGGTGCCATTATCCCTGCGTTTTAA
- a CDS encoding methionine ABC transporter permease — translation MGGLNFNDINWQEMVDASGATLKMLAYSGIFTIILGLPLGIVLYLWGRSNNPIIRVIYSVLSLVVNILRSVPFLILMVALIPLSKTIMGTSIGVLGTIPALVIGAAPFFARLVETSLREVDRGVIEAAQGMGASTGQIVMRVLLPEARPGLLAGVTITLVTLVSYTAMSGMIGGGGLGDLAIRYGYYRYEKEVMIISVVLMVILVQLLQMAGDRLVQYFTRK, via the coding sequence ATGGGCGGTCTTAATTTTAATGATATTAACTGGCAGGAAATGGTGGATGCATCCGGCGCCACATTAAAAATGTTGGCGTATTCCGGAATTTTCACAATTATTCTTGGTTTACCACTCGGAATTGTGTTATATTTATGGGGAAGATCAAATAACCCTATTATCAGAGTTATTTACTCGGTATTATCGCTGGTTGTAAATATCCTGCGTTCTGTTCCATTCCTGATTCTGATGGTAGCCCTGATCCCGCTGAGCAAGACGATTATGGGCACTTCGATCGGGGTGCTCGGAACGATTCCGGCGCTGGTTATCGGTGCGGCCCCGTTCTTTGCCAGACTGGTGGAGACGTCGCTGCGTGAGGTAGACCGCGGGGTTATCGAAGCGGCACAGGGCATGGGGGCTTCTACAGGCCAGATTGTCATGCGGGTGCTATTGCCGGAAGCCCGTCCAGGCTTGCTTGCCGGAGTGACGATTACTCTGGTAACCCTCGTCTCCTATACCGCAATGTCGGGGATGATCGGCGGCGGCGGTCTTGGTGACCTGGCGATCCGCTACGGTTATTACCGTTATGAGAAGGAAGTCATGATTATCTCTGTAGTGCTGATGGTTATACTAGTTCAGCTGCTCCAGATGGCCGGTGACAGGCTGGTTCAATATTTTACCCGGAAATAA
- a CDS encoding methionine ABC transporter ATP-binding protein, producing MIELKELTKVYGKGSKAATALSGLNLSIKKGEIFGVIGHSGAGKSTLIRCINLLERPTSGEVWVDGVELTALGKGQLQEKRRKIGMIFQHFNLLSSATVYDNIAFPLRLAGTPKAQIDQKVKELLVLVGLENHAGKYPAQLSGGQKQRVGVARALASDPDVLLCDEATSALDPQTTDSILRLLLDINRKFHLTIVLITHEMHVIQSICDRVAVIHGGGIVEQGEVAEVFLKPKHEVTKDFIRSEAQQDGPLRAALEAGSRENAQAVKITFLGQKTYESTLSEVVRETGVSFAILQGTISTIKDVPYGQLIVRFEGEPGAINATLTKLAAQGLDVEVIS from the coding sequence TTGATAGAGCTGAAAGAGTTGACCAAGGTATACGGAAAGGGCAGCAAAGCCGCAACAGCGCTCTCGGGCTTGAATCTGTCCATTAAAAAGGGTGAAATCTTCGGGGTAATCGGCCATTCCGGTGCCGGTAAAAGCACGCTGATCCGCTGTATCAACCTGCTGGAGCGCCCGACCTCCGGCGAGGTATGGGTAGACGGTGTTGAGCTTACCGCTCTCGGCAAGGGGCAGCTGCAGGAGAAACGGCGCAAGATCGGCATGATCTTTCAGCACTTCAATTTGCTGTCCTCTGCTACGGTGTATGACAATATCGCGTTCCCGCTGAGGCTCGCCGGCACACCCAAGGCACAGATTGATCAAAAGGTGAAGGAGCTGCTGGTACTGGTCGGCCTGGAGAACCATGCAGGCAAATATCCGGCCCAGCTCTCCGGCGGACAAAAGCAGCGTGTCGGCGTTGCCCGTGCGCTTGCCAGCGATCCTGATGTGCTGCTGTGTGACGAGGCCACCTCGGCGCTGGACCCGCAGACAACCGATTCCATCCTGCGGCTGCTGCTGGATATTAACCGTAAATTCCATTTGACGATTGTACTGATCACCCATGAGATGCATGTCATCCAGAGCATCTGCGACCGGGTAGCCGTTATTCACGGCGGCGGCATTGTGGAGCAGGGGGAAGTAGCTGAGGTATTCCTGAAGCCCAAGCATGAGGTGACCAAGGATTTCATCCGCAGTGAAGCCCAACAGGACGGTCCGCTGAGAGCTGCTCTGGAAGCAGGCAGCAGAGAGAATGCACAGGCGGTTAAGATTACCTTTCTGGGGCAAAAAACCTATGAATCCACCTTGTCTGAGGTTGTACGCGAAACCGGCGTCAGCTTTGCCATCCTGCAGGGTACGATCTCAACCATCAAAGATGTGCCTTATGGCCAGCTGATTGTCCGGTTTGAAGGCGAGCCGGGGGCAATTAATGCTACGCTTACTAAACTGGCGGCACAAGGACTCGATGTGGAGGTGATTTCCTGA
- a CDS encoding Cthe_2314 family HEPN domain-containing protein, translating to MLRILLGEPPRSNSGVLAEAMDNMARVASMLRREMNDHEDHDHEYRKLEIWTRGLISSLDELEQSCFAAAFYRKKVVAGYMDDMTVEEQGDYARYVYFYKNGFIRVFSLLDKLGTVLNSLYGLNTSQNKAHFSYFTVLRQFQLLKTHSPLADELENIKNSYREPLHNLRKRRNAEIHYMNAEMQDDLWQRHQGLHDKIRLEDVDSHLEDLKQGVEMVCKSLCAAFRYSNEQWHKNKAMANKHAGTEAR from the coding sequence CCGCCGCGCAGCAACAGCGGGGTGCTGGCCGAAGCGATGGACAACATGGCACGGGTAGCGTCCATGCTGCGCAGGGAAATGAACGACCATGAAGATCATGACCATGAATACCGCAAGCTGGAGATCTGGACACGCGGCCTGATTTCCTCGCTGGATGAGCTGGAGCAGAGCTGCTTCGCAGCAGCATTTTACCGGAAAAAGGTCGTCGCCGGGTACATGGATGACATGACGGTGGAGGAGCAGGGGGATTACGCGCGTTATGTTTATTTTTATAAAAACGGCTTTATCCGTGTCTTCTCACTGCTGGACAAGCTGGGAACAGTCCTGAACAGCCTGTACGGCTTGAATACAAGCCAGAACAAGGCCCACTTCTCCTATTTCACGGTGCTTAGGCAGTTTCAGCTGCTTAAAACGCATAGTCCGCTGGCGGATGAGTTGGAGAACATCAAAAATTCCTACCGGGAGCCGCTGCACAATCTGCGGAAGCGCCGCAACGCCGAGATTCATTACATGAACGCCGAAATGCAGGATGATCTGTGGCAGAGGCATCAGGGCCTTCATGACAAAATAAGGCTTGAGGATGTCGACAGTCATCTGGAGGATCTGAAGCAGGGGGTAGAAATGGTCTGTAAATCTTTATGCGCAGCCTTCCGTTACAGCAATGAGCAATGGCATAAAAACAAGGCTATGGCTAATAAACACGCCGGGACAGAAGCACGTTAA